In Cyclopterus lumpus isolate fCycLum1 chromosome 5, fCycLum1.pri, whole genome shotgun sequence, the genomic stretch TCTCCTCCACATCGAGCCACTTGTTCTGCTAACTTCACGTACAGCCAGATTATGTTCATCTCACTTGATGCCAGATTTAAAGTCCAATTTAAGATGGATCATcttcatttatacattttgatcCAACGTTCATTTCTGCCCTGGTCCTGCAGCATCGATGTGTCGCCATATTCAAGGACAAGCAGAACAAGCCCACTGGCTTTGCACTGGGAAGCATTGAGGGCCGAGTCGCCATCCACTACATCAACCCTCCAAACCCGTGAGTGTCTAAAACGGTCAAATTCCTACAAGTGAATGgattttggatgtgttgctgcAGGTGCTTCTTTAATCCAGTGAAGTGCAAGCATAGCtgactattttttttgtttttcaataagTCAACTGTTACTGTCAAAGGCCTGAAGCACAATATGACGTGAGTGTGTTCCCTAATCCCATTCAGAGCCAAAGACAACTTCACCTTCAAGTGTCACAGGTCGAATGGAACCAACACCGCCACGCCACAGGACATCTATGCTGTACGTTGGGAAATAATAGGATCTTCTGTGCTCTTAAAGGAGATTGTATGAACACATCCTGTTGGAACAGAGACACAGTCGACCAGTTTGTGGACTTTATTGTCCACCGTTTTGCTGCAAATTTTTATAATACATCTTTTTGCACAACAGACGTCTGTCAAAGTAGGAACACCGGAAgtggatgagtttggggagagagttccagagggagctCAATTGTTGTATAATTGCGGCCTCCCTTGATTAATGCCGTGATTCCCACTCAAATTTCAGTTGCATTTGTCATATCCACTGATGaccattttaattttattttttaatgttcttctacttctgtaattattttttgcAGACTCCATCATTGCAATATCGTGACGCTAACCAAACCAGTTTCCTCAAGTCTCACCGAATGGTTTCCATTTCCCTCCCGCCAGGTAAACGCCATCTCTTTCCATCCGGTTCACGGCACACTGGCGACCGTGGGCTCAGACGGACGCTTCAGCTTTTGGGACAAAGACGCCCGCACCAAGTTGAAGACCTCCGAGCAGCTCGACCAGCCCATTACAGCTTGCTGCTTCAACAGCAACGGCAACATCTTTGCATACGCCTCCAGTTACGATTGGTCAAAGGTAGGcgttgcaccttttttttttttttttcaatgtggcGAGCAGGGGTTGTGTATTCCACTACATGCGCTTCACGCCAGCCGTCTCTCCTTGTAACACTGTGCCCTCGTCTGCATATGTCAGGGCCACGAGTACTACAACCCCCAGAAAAAGAACTACATCTTCTTGAGGAACGCTGCCGAGGAGCTGAAGCCTCGGAACAAGAAATGGTGAGCGAAGAGCAGCCGCTGTCTGTGAACCTTCAGTGCTTTTGTGACTCGCACCGGGGCCTTCAAGGCACCCAATGGTCCCTGATGTGGATGTGGGCACTGCCATGCCGTTTGGTATTAAATAGTACTGCATTGACTGAGTCGGGTCATTTTGAAGGCCTTTGTAGTTTAAGCTGTAGCACAGTGATGAATTATGGGATGAAGCCTGCTTGCTtctttaattaataatttgaaCAAATGAGCTTGTTAGCAGTAAGGCGTTGCAGTGTTTTCAATGACATGAAACTGTATTTAAGAGTTGTTATTTGTGTAATTATGGAGATAACAATGGAAAGGATTCAAGAAACATTGAACACAGGCAAACGATGATTACCAATGAATCAACAGCCATCGTCACCGGTTGAGTGACATTGTGCTTTTCATTCTGTACAAAAAAAGTACACGGTGaacatcaaacaaaacaaaatgttctttgTGACTGACTGCTCCCTCCTGTCTTTTAGATTCGTCGTGCCGAGCCGCATCTCTTGAGGAGATGTGGAGGAACTgctgcttcagtgtgtgtgtgtatacgctCAAGTCAGACTCCTTCATTTCGGCAAACACCTGGACCAATGCCGTACTGTGCATGGACCAAACAGAGGGGCCTACCCAACCGGGGCGTtgatgacatttgtttttttaatgctgtcCAAAGACTTTTCATTCTCTTATTATTTGCTGTTACTCTGTGGTTTAGCGCCGTGATTGAAACTGGGATGTAAAATAAATACCTACGTGCATACTGTTAGATTTGAACATGTTTATTCCAACCGGAGGGAGTAGGTTTAAAAATTAACCAATTGTGTTTGGTGTTTTAATGGCCTGTTAACGATTCACAGAACTGTGTTGTGCATGCAGAACCATTACCCACTCTCTGGTGGTTCAGCTGTAGATCTCTCTATGATGTCGCTCCCTCACATTGGAATCGTCACAACCTCAAACGTATAAACTTTGGACAACATCTATATTACAATGACCCTTCCTGTCGGCTTGTTTTCACCCAACttgaccagcaggtggagcattTTGCCCCTCTGTCTTTAACTGCAACAGTTATCTGTGGAAAAGTCAAAGGGTAAAGCAGGACAAATGAGATCAAAGCTGGGGTGGGGGGTTCTTCGTCCAGGTTCGGATACACGGCTGGAAATGGGGGGTAATTTGTCGAGAGGATATGAATGAGGTAGCTTGAGTGGCTACAAAGGCCATGTGTGAAAAGTGAACCAGTTCATAGAGGAGAAAGTGTGAATTAAATGCCTTTTTATTGAGGTCATTAGTGTGTCACCTAACTGTTAACTTGACCCTTGGTAATCCAAGGGGGGGGGATGTGCTGCTTCCCAGTTCACCGGCCCCTCTCAGCTTCATGGGGGACACTAGTACCCCACCCCTAGACCGCTGTCTCCTGTGCCGTTCATTCAGCAGCACCAGGTTTCTTTTTCCCAGATTGAGTCCAGGTTGACTCACTGGATCATATATTTTGTGGCCAATCGGGTCATTAGAAAGCTTACTTTGGGATGGACCTGTTGCCATGGAACCTTGGATCAGCCCTTTCTTGCAAATAAGTTAGCAAAGTAGCATGTAGAGATGCGTGGAAAGCGTTGATGCCACTGGAAAAATAAGAGCTTTGAGTTGACGTGCACGTGTTTTTCTTGCAAAATGTGCcagtcattttcttttattatggGGTAATAAGAGGTAGATATATTGTACTTTAACCAGTATATTGTACTTTAACCAGTGTATttaacaaagagacacactgctACCTGTTGGGcctaaacaaagaaaaaggattTATGAAATAATCAAAGCAACTTTCTACATACATTTAGTAGTTTTAGATTTCCatggtgtagtgtacattaTTCCAGACTCTAACTTAAAGACTTAGaatacaataaaagtaaaagaaatgtgATTCCCCATGATGGAAGTGTAAGAgattattgtgttgtatttaaaGTGGAGTGGTATCCACTGTTCTTTTGTTTCAGCTGCATTGAAAGGCATAACTGCATCGCGTAATTCGTGTATTTTGCGCTCCGTCCAGGATGTTAAGGGCCATATGTCACAATTATAACCTGAAAAAGCATATTAAGCATACTTTAATGGCTGCGTTTGTAAAGCTGATATATGTCAGAAAAGCGAGACCATTACTTCCTCGTTACAGTAGCGCGTGGCAGAGCCGCGCTTTCTGCCGTACAGTTTGGGCTTTTCTTTGTGTCGTAAAAGACAAAAGCAGGTGCAGCACAGCgccggggggggggcgggggaggcgGACCAATGGGAGGAGCCGCTGCCCAAGTGGGCTCTCACCGGTTACGCCGATTGGCCCAGAGGTGCGGAGGGCGCGGTCTCGGGCCGCGGCATATAAAAACCTCccggcacttttttttttgtctcctcgTTTTCACAGCggcaaagaagaaagaagaagtttGGACGCGTCCTGCAGGAGCTCGCGCAGCGTGAACAACGTCCTCGTCACCGGGTCGCCACAAACTGGGAGCGAAGGTCGCGAGAGAGGGGGACACATTGCGCGTTTGCTGTACCGATGCGGGGACGTTGTTAGGCGCTTAGTACATTTCCCCTgcgtgcccccccccaccccccctctcccacccccctccctcctctccgaCTGACCCAATGCTTCTGCATCAGTTCATGAACGGAGCCCTGGAAGTCATGCATCCGTCACCGCTCCAGAAGGACACCACTTTTACCAAGATCTTCGTCGGCGGGCTGCCGTACCACACGACCGACGCCTCCCTGAGGAAATACTTCGAGGCCTTTGGGGACATTGACGAGGCGGTGGTGATAACGGACCGGCAGACCGGTAAATCCAGAGGATACGGCTTTGTGAGTACACGCGACACCGAGACAACGGAGCTCTCCGGCCGCAACTTTGACCGCCGTCGCTCCGCATCGCAACTTACTTTTGTTCAGCTGggggtgccccccccccacacatacTGATAAGAGCCGGGTCGATAAAGCGCgtgcatgttttgtgtgttttttttaaagtgccacAACATGCACTTGCATCGTACGTGTTGGTGTCTTTACGCCTTATGGGAATGTGTATGAATACATATCCCTACGGTGGGGAGGGGGCATTAACTGCATGGGGTCATTTAGATGCATGTCAGAAGGGTGTAAGCATCTCGGttttgagttgttgtttttccgcCTGGCTCGCTGATATTTTAGGTTAATGAGCACGAGGGATCACACAAGTTGATGGGTAACTAAGAAGATTATATTTCAACATATGTCAGATGCGCTTAAtggatctcccccccccccccccccccccccccctttaatggagtgtccccccctccctcctcccttacTCACCCTTGAGCAGCCCCGGCTTATGGctttggaagtgtgtgtgtgtgtgtgtgtgggagagacacacacacacacacacaggctcactccTTGCTCGCTTTATATGGTTATTGTGGAGCAGTGGGGAGGTTGACCTTGCACACCCGGCCCTCCATTGTAAAGTAACGGCGCAGTCGCCCGTAGCGCATGATTTACATCACAAATTGGCTCTTTAGTATTCTCCACATGTATGTTAAACCTCCCTTTTTTTGAtcttatcaatatatatatatatatatatatatatatatttccccctttttttccattttttttttcaagttcaTCAAATATAAACTACTCTCCCTCTGGTGTCTGTTTATGTTGTTCGGGAGGGGAAAGTGCTGTTTGTCTGCACACTGGTCCAGATTAATGAGAAACATCTCATTTGAAACCTACAATAACAGGTTACTCATCCTGCTCCACACAGAGGTAGCGATTCATTCTGTTGGACGCAAAGAACAGAAGCAGCGCAAGAAATGCAAATATTTACCAGAACCTTGAAAAGACACAGCGGTGCTGATGTACTGTCGGGCCAAAGAAGGAATGGAAAACTgctatgtgtgcatgtttatcTTCCAAAGTCAGAATTGTAAGACAATTGCTCTCGGTGTTTACACATCAGCTCCCCAACGCTGagaaagggggaaagaaaagctgTCCCGTGAGTCTAGCTGGTATCCAACGGCTGCGTGGAGGCTGGTGTTTCAGGTTGAACCGGCTCGGGGGGGAGATGAGTGTGCTGCCAGGGACATGCATGTCTGTGGTAgatcagcactttttttttttttgcgtggtATTAGGAAACCTGCTCATGCTGTCTGTTTTCTGAGCGTTCCAGTCGGAGAGGaagctgggaggaggaggaggaggaggaggaggaggaggaggaggaggaggaggagggaggcgcTCCAAAGCTGAGCGCACCTTTTTTCTAAACTCACTTTAGAGGTGGATTagtccacagacacacacacacacacacagcaaggcTCTTCACAGTGTAAACAAAGCCATGTTCCTTCCTGTGTGTTCACAACACAGGCCCAGGAGTGGGCTTTGTTCCGGATCCTTCCACTCTGAAGAGGCGTACTGTGGCCTACATTCACCGCTCGGTCCGCACGCCGAGCTGACCGAACCCTCCCGAGTTGGCAGAATGAGGCAATCAAAACAGAAGGACTCGTCTAATgccaggagggagaggggaggggtggacTAATACCAATCTCCTTTAATAATTTGTCCCTAATTGGATAAGCTCCTTGTTGCTCTTCCCAGAACCATATTTCAGCAGGTCTGACGGGCATGAGTGGCAATCCAAGTGGCTGTGGGCACTTCTCAAAAGCTTATCATTGTGCTTTGTTTGTCGTTTCTCGACAGTGGACTGcctgtaaggggggggggggggggtttatgcTAAGACTAACAACCCGTATCCATTTTTTTTAGCATTCCGCGCTACCGTTCGTTacatgagatgatgaatgaTTTTCATTTCTTTGACACCTCGCTGACGACTCTTGACTCCGTCACCAGGTGACGATGACAGACCGAGGAGCCGCCGAGAGGGCCTGCAAGGACCCCAACCCCATCATCGACGGCAGGAAGGCCAACGTGAACCTGGCCTACCTGGGTGCCAAACCCCGCAGCATACAGACGGGTGAGCTGCTCCACCGCGTTGCACGGTTCAAGGAAATCAACCATGAAGCCGGGGAAATGATGGTCGTCATCGACCCCAATGGCGATTTGCAGcataacacacagaacataTACGGTGCGAATGTCCCAGAACATAAAACCATAAATCCACAAAttgtaaaactaaattaaaataaaacggGTTTTAAAAACTAGTGCGAGCAGGTGTACAGGATTCAGTCTTGGTCCAGTAAGTAGCACAACCCTTACCGTCCATATGCAGCATATTTTACTTTTCACATCCCCCCCCCAGTGCATACAGGCTTTACTGTTGCTTATTGCACATTTGTAACTGTTGTTCCACTTGTGGTAGGTCTGAAACAGGCgctgcctctgtctctccgtgCCCTCTGTGTATTgttctctggtcctcctctgtaaatgcaaatgtgtgtggtTGTCTGACAGCCGGCCTCCTATCTTCCAGGCATATCCATCGGAGTGCAGCCCATCCACCCGGCACTCATCCAGAGGCAGTATGGGTAAGTGAGCGGGAGTGGGCGCTTGTATTGCACTCTGTGGGATGCCACTGGGCTACTGTTTCTTTGACAAAcagggattggggggggggggctctggaaAGTACATGTCAGTTTCTGTGTCTGCACGCAACTCCAGAAGTAGTCTATTAGCATATTTGGGTTTTGTAGGGCTGGGCGATGTTTCGCGTGTCTCTGGTAATGGAAGAGCATTCCAGAGGCCAATGTGTGACTCGCTCGTGGAGCCCCGTCTCCTCGGCTCGGTGGGTACCTGCCCGAGTGGGCTTCCTAGGAGGGGCCGCCGTGTTGTAGAAACAGCCTGGGTAGCGCCGTGGTCTGCTGGGCAGCTAATGAGCGTTTCACTGATGTAATGAgtctcctctctcacacacacacacacacacaccccgtccCCCGCAGCCCTCAGATATCATCTCTCGCCCCACACAAAAACCTCGGATCTGTctggaagattaaaaaaatgccCCGAGGAGTCGAGTTAACTTTACAAAGTGGTTTTGTGTTCAGACTTTGAAGTGCTTCTAGAAATACAAACGTCAACGTTTCTTTGTTGAAGCCCTGAGACAAATGGTTGAATACTGGATCGGCAGATGGGTTTATTGTTTAAGTCATTTATCAAGcataaatgaaaacatctgCTGGTTCTAGCTTCTTTACACCTTTGGGTTGGGTTGGTggacataaaaataaaacagtattTTCACGAAGGGCTTTGTACAGACTACATTATTAATCCAGTAATTTGAACACATTATCAACAGATTATCTA encodes the following:
- the LOC117730386 gene encoding RNA-binding protein 38-like; the protein is MLLHQFMNGALEVMHPSPLQKDTTFTKIFVGGLPYHTTDASLRKYFEAFGDIDEAVVITDRQTGKSRGYGFVTMTDRGAAERACKDPNPIIDGRKANVNLAYLGAKPRSIQTGISIGVQPIHPALIQRQYGLAQPYVYPQAYVQPSMVLPSQVSASLGSSPYMDYSAAYTQYAQAAFEQQYPYAASPAGFLGYSYATSPPATTGPSAAATTAATVHATLPSAGGPAQAFLHYAPQQHIQPDRMQ